From a region of the Flavobacterium sediminilitoris genome:
- the thiC gene encoding phosphomethylpyrimidine synthase ThiC, with protein MTNEEQISRQPFPNSKKVYIDGEIHSIKVAMREITLSDTKLAKGGVEKNPPVTVYDTSGAYTDPNIEIDVRKGLPRLREQWILDRNDVEELTEISSKYGKERLHNPDLDHLRFEYLHKPMRAKKGANVTQLYYAKQGIITPEMEYIAIRENQRIEQLENQTKAMQCQHTGESFGANTPKTKITPEFVRSEVAAGRAIIPNNINHPESEPMIVGRNFLVKINANIGNSAVTSSIEEEVEKAVWACRWGADTIMDLSTGKNIHETREWIIRNSPVPIGTVPIYQALEKVKGVAEDLTWEIFRDTLIEQAEQGVSYFTIHAGVLLRYIHLTANRVTGIVSRGGSIMAKWCLFHHKENFLYTHFEEICEIMKQYDVAFSLGDGLRPGSIADANDAAQFAELETLGELTKIAWKHDVQVFIEGPGHVPMHMIKENMDKQLEHCSEAPFYTLGPLTTDIAPGYDHITSAIGAAMIGWYGCAMLCYVTPKEHLGLPNKKDVKDGVITYKISAHAADLAKGHPGAQYRDNALSKARFEFRWEDQFNLALDPDTAREFHDETLPADGAKVAHFCSMCGPKFCSMKISQEIRDSATAEEGMKAMSEEFIENGKEIYL; from the coding sequence ATGACTAACGAAGAACAAATTTCCAGACAACCATTCCCTAATTCAAAAAAAGTATACATAGATGGGGAAATTCATTCAATAAAAGTAGCAATGAGAGAAATCACATTGTCAGATACAAAATTAGCTAAAGGAGGTGTTGAAAAAAACCCACCAGTTACTGTTTATGATACTTCTGGTGCATATACTGATCCAAATATTGAAATTGATGTTCGAAAAGGGCTTCCTCGCCTAAGAGAACAATGGATTTTAGATCGCAATGATGTAGAAGAACTAACTGAAATTTCTTCAAAATATGGAAAAGAACGCTTACACAATCCTGATTTAGACCATCTACGTTTTGAATACTTACATAAACCAATGCGTGCTAAAAAAGGAGCTAATGTTACACAACTTTACTATGCGAAACAAGGCATTATTACACCAGAAATGGAATATATTGCTATTCGTGAAAACCAACGTATTGAACAACTAGAGAATCAAACCAAGGCCATGCAATGCCAACATACAGGAGAAAGTTTTGGAGCCAATACACCAAAAACCAAAATTACACCTGAATTTGTTCGTAGCGAAGTAGCAGCAGGACGTGCTATTATTCCAAATAACATCAACCATCCTGAAAGCGAACCCATGATTGTTGGTAGAAACTTCTTGGTAAAAATTAATGCAAATATTGGAAACAGTGCGGTAACTTCTAGTATTGAAGAAGAAGTTGAAAAAGCTGTTTGGGCTTGTCGTTGGGGAGCAGATACTATTATGGATTTATCAACAGGAAAAAACATTCACGAAACTAGAGAATGGATTATTCGTAATTCTCCTGTTCCTATTGGAACTGTTCCTATTTACCAAGCTTTAGAAAAGGTAAAAGGAGTTGCAGAAGATTTAACTTGGGAAATTTTCAGAGATACTTTAATTGAACAAGCAGAACAAGGGGTTTCATACTTCACTATTCATGCCGGTGTCCTTTTGAGATATATACATTTAACCGCTAATCGTGTAACAGGAATTGTATCTCGTGGCGGTTCAATTATGGCAAAATGGTGCTTATTTCATCATAAAGAAAACTTCTTATACACTCATTTCGAAGAAATTTGCGAAATCATGAAGCAATATGATGTGGCTTTTTCTCTTGGAGATGGTTTGCGTCCGGGTTCTATTGCCGATGCTAACGATGCTGCACAATTTGCTGAATTAGAAACTTTAGGAGAATTGACAAAAATTGCTTGGAAACACGATGTACAAGTCTTTATTGAAGGTCCTGGTCACGTACCTATGCACATGATTAAAGAAAACATGGACAAACAATTAGAACATTGTTCAGAAGCTCCATTTTATACTTTAGGGCCTTTAACAACAGATATTGCTCCAGGTTACGACCACATTACTTCTGCGATTGGAGCAGCCATGATTGGTTGGTATGGCTGTGCGATGCTTTGTTATGTAACACCAAAAGAACATTTAGGCTTACCTAATAAAAAAGATGTTAAAGATGGAGTCATAACCTATAAAATTTCAGCTCATGCTGCCGATTTAGCCAAAGGTCATCCAGGAGCACAATATCGTGATAACGCTTTAAGTAAAGCCCGTTTTGAGTTTCGATGGGAAGACCAATTCAACTTGGCTCTTGATCCAGATACCGCAAGAGAATTTCATGATGAAACACTTCCCGCAGATGGTGCTAAAGTAGCGCACTTCTGTTCGATGTGTGGTCCAAAATTCTGTTCAATGAAAATTTCTCAAGAAATTAGAGATTCTGCTACTGCAGAAGAAGGCATGAAAGCCATGTCGGAAGAATTTATCGAAAACGGAAAAGAAATTTATTTGTAG
- the thiS gene encoding sulfur carrier protein ThiS, translating into MELKINNQHKTFDCNTLTIQELIDFELPTKQNGIAVAVNQTVVSKNQWNTFSLSPSDDILIITATQGG; encoded by the coding sequence ATGGAATTAAAAATCAACAACCAACACAAAACTTTCGATTGTAACACTCTTACAATTCAAGAACTTATCGATTTCGAACTTCCCACAAAACAAAATGGGATTGCTGTTGCTGTAAATCAAACTGTGGTTTCCAAAAACCAATGGAACACTTTTTCTCTTTCTCCTTCCGATGACATTTTAATTATTACCGCTACACAAGGCGGATAA
- a CDS encoding VF530 family protein, which translates to MSNDPLHGKTLKAIVEQLVDFYGFDTLGELINIKCFTENPSVKSSLTFLRKTDWARKKVEELYIKTLSKM; encoded by the coding sequence ATGAGTAACGATCCATTACACGGTAAAACTTTAAAAGCAATTGTAGAGCAATTAGTCGATTTCTATGGTTTTGATACTTTAGGAGAATTAATCAATATTAAATGTTTTACTGAAAATCCTTCTGTAAAATCAAGCTTAACTTTTCTACGAAAAACGGATTGGGCAAGAAAAAAAGTAGAAGAACTGTATATTAAGACATTATCTAAAATGTAA
- a CDS encoding DNA-3-methyladenine glycosylase I — MTTKIRCAWCEKDDLYRDYHDNEWGKPVYDDPSLFEFLILETFQAGLSWYTVLAKRENFRKAFDNFDLKKVSEYNESKIEELLQNEGIIRNKLKVRATVTNAQAFIKIQEEFGSFSKYIWNFVNGKPIDNKPKTLKDVPATTSISDAISKDLKKRGFKFVGSTVMYAHMQATGMVNDHVEDCFTRV, encoded by the coding sequence ATGACTACTAAAATAAGATGTGCTTGGTGCGAAAAAGATGATTTATATAGAGATTATCATGATAACGAATGGGGAAAACCTGTATATGATGACCCTTCGCTATTTGAATTTTTAATCCTTGAAACCTTTCAAGCTGGCTTAAGTTGGTACACTGTTTTAGCTAAACGTGAAAACTTCAGAAAAGCATTTGATAATTTTGATTTGAAAAAAGTTTCAGAGTATAATGAATCTAAAATAGAAGAACTACTTCAAAATGAAGGTATCATTAGAAATAAACTAAAAGTTAGAGCCACTGTTACAAATGCTCAAGCATTTATAAAAATACAAGAAGAATTTGGTAGTTTTTCAAAATACATTTGGAATTTTGTTAATGGAAAACCTATTGACAACAAACCGAAGACCTTAAAAGATGTTCCAGCAACAACTTCTATTTCAGACGCAATAAGTAAAGATTTAAAAAAACGAGGGTTTAAATTTGTTGGATCAACTGTTATGTACGCTCACATGCAAGCTACTGGAATGGTAAATGACCATGTTGAAGATTGTTTTACAAGAGTATAG